CATTCATATATTTTTTCAGCACTTTGTTGTATCTACTATGATAGGGCGGGTTAGTTATAACCACTTCATATCTTTGATATAATAAATTAGCTTGTTCGATTATAGGTAATAACTTGACCTTTAGTTCTTTGATATAAGATTCATCAAGTAAATTAACTTTTTGGTCATCTAAGTTATATAAACGATTAATCCATTCCTCATAAGGTAATTCAATTGGATTTATTAATGACCCAAATTGTTTTCCATTCTCAAATTGGCTTAATAATTCGTTGATGAATGACTTTTCCATTTTATTTTCTGCAAAATAATTAATAGCCTCCTCAGATAATGTTTGATCAGCCTCTACTATTTCATATACGTTCAATTTTGGACTCTTACCTTTTCGACTAAGCCTTGAAATAAAACGTGGTTGTTTTTCAGCTGCCTTCATCAGGAGTGCAAAGTTCGCAATTTGCTGAGCACGTTTATCTATATCCAAACCGTAGAGATTGTTTTCCAAAATTAACTGTGGTATTTCTCTTGATGGATAACCTGCTTCTTCATACATATCGTATAACATATCAAAAGAGTAAATTAAAATGTGTCCAGACCCACACGCGGGGTCCATAATTTTCAAATCTTCTAATGAATCAAACCTGGGATATAGATGATGGTTTTCTTTATGTTTAAAATAATACTCCCAATGCTGTGACAGTTGATTATCTTCGTATTTCTCATCGTAAAGTTTTCCTAATGAATTTTGTACCATGTATTGTACAATCCACTTAGGTGTGAATAATTGAGTTACTACAGGTAAGTCTTCCTTTTTCACTGCATTATTTCTTAGTCCACCAACTTGTTCCTTCTTTTCAGACATGTAATATTGGTACAGCCAGCCTAATACTTCGACATTATCTGAACGCACACCGTCTTCACGTACATGATAGAAGTTTTCATCAGACAATTCATTTACAATTTTACGTATAATCGACTCCTGGTCTAATAAATAATCGGGTAATAATAGCTCTGTATAATCTTCAATCTTTTCAAATAAGAAAGGCAGTAGCTGGTTTAAAGCATTACACTGGGCAATGAGCAAACTTCGATAGGCTTTTTCATTATCTCCTTCTTGTATGCTTTCACTCACTTTTTGATGTTTAACATCTAAATTCATAGTTTCAAATTGCAATAAAATGTCAGGATCATTTTTACCCGTACTACTTGATAGCACGTTGACTTTATCCGGTAGATAATTGTTTACTTCCATATAGCGCATAGCAATAATTCTGTTAAACCACGTATATGAAATTTCCTCGATTAATTGATTGTATCCTACGTTGTTCAAACGTTGTTGTAATGTACGAAAAGATTGCTTCATTTCTGTATCATATGATTTACCGTTCACGTACAATTGTCCGTAGTTTTCTTCAACCTTCAATTCCTGATCATTTTCAGTAATGCCGTATTGCTCTGCTTTCAATGAAACTTTATCTATCAGGTCACGCCTGGCTTCTACAGCAAATCTCTTCAACTCTGCTTTATTCATCGTTTCACCTCTGTATGTAGAGGGGAGATAATTTACCTGCCCCATGGATTATGATTTAACAAAATAGTATGTTTGTAATTCTCTTATTAAATTTCTTTTTAATGACTCAATTGCCCGCTCCAAGTCTTCTTCAGAATCAATACTATCAACTTGGTTAAAGAAAGAATCATATAATTCTCGCTCGGTAATAACCTTTGGTTCTCTCTTAACAGCATCTGATTCCTCTCTTAATTCTTTAAGCATCTGCCGTGTTTTGACTTTTGTACAATCAATCAGCTCTCTTAATTGTTGTTGATTGATACGCGCACTGGAAATACGTTCACTTTCCTTTATCTTTTCATAAAGCTGACTAGCTTTGTTCGTTCTTAATTGGATGTATTCTGTTATAGTTTCATATTCTGAATATTGATCATTTAGGGTCTCTAGTTCATTCATAGATTTATTAGATTGTACAAGTACTGCCTGTTTTTGATTATTGGTTTCATCTTGGATAAGGTTCTTCAGGTTATCCACTAACTTTGGTAACTGACTGATATCTTTGGTTGGTTCTTCCTGTAACAAAATTTGTTTCATCCGTCGTACGATTTCACCTAGCTCATCATTATGAATGACTTCTATGTCCTGTTCATGTTCAACTAAAGCTTTAACCGCTTCATCAAACTTGACGATAGGATTTCCTTCATAAAAGCCTTGAAGCTTCTCTAAAATGTCATACCACTCTTCAATATCATCTTCGTACTGTATGAACGTGCGACAAAATTGCTCTGGATCTCGGTTAGCCAGTAATTTTTGTGTTCCATTGACTACAGTTCTTATATCACTTTCGCCAGGATACGGATATTCACTTGTGGTATCCTGTTGGCGTCTTCTTTCACGTACCTTTTCAATAGGACGAACAAATTCTTCTTCTACTTTTTCTCTTATTAACTCGTCATAAGAATCATACGTATCGTACGGTTGAGTAATCGAAAAGAAATCTCGTACAAGTGCAATCAGTTCTTGTTTCAGCTTATTATCCATTTCTACAATTGGAAGAACAACTATGCGATCGCGTTCAGACAATTTTTCTAATCGATCATAAAATTGGTTTGATTTAGGTGTAAAAGGTTCTCCCGCATACATAAACCGTACTTTCCCTGCATTCATTAACCCCATTAAAATACCGATCGTATCTTTTTCTTCCCAACCATAAGGAATCGTCTTATATTTTTGCACGACTTGTTTTAGTGTTCTTTGATCATGAAAACGTTCAAGTTCTTCTATAAAATACTTCATCTCATCCATTGCATTCTTATTTGTGTCGCTAAACAAACTTTGTTGTCCCAAATCCTTTACGACTTGCTCCCATTCTTTCTTGTTGTCCTTAAAGGATATAGGCTTTTCAATATAATCTAATTTCTCAAATGTACTACGAACCAACATATTCATAGCCTGATCGATTTTGTTTTCAAACTTGCCACTGAAATCACGACGTTGACCTTGAATGTAAAAGCTGGCATTGTCACATGCTTTGGCCAACAGTTCTTCAGCTTTTTCTGCGAATTCATCCACTTCTCCAAGTTTTAATTCATAAATCCGCTTTTGCTGCTGTGAAGTTGTACTAGTTTGCTTGCGTCGTACATAACTATCTACCTGTTGAATATATGCAAGAGCCCTCTCTGCTTCTGCAACTAGATCTTTGTTCAGGAGAACGATTAAATACCCAGAATTTGCCTTAGAAATCGCTTCTGAATCTGTCATTCCCTCAGAAAAAACTTGTATGGTCAATTCGTGGTTCATCTGTCCTTTCACATAACTGTCAAACCGCTTATTAAAATTAAAATGTTTTGTCTGGCCATTATACTTATATTCATATTTCGGGTGAAGGTACATGGCATTAAAAAAGAGATTGCCTAATCGTTCTTTCACAGCAGAACCGTTGTAGTCTTCTACGCGTATTTCACGATTAATTTCTTGTTCTTCGTCTGATAAGAATGAATAGGAACCATCTGCGTGCTGCTCAATGAACATTATAGTCTGAAGCCGATTCAACGATTCTTTTATTTTGTATTCCAGCGGTTGGCGTTCATCGTAAACCGTTTCAATCATGAGTGTTGCAATGTTGCTTGGTGTAGATTTGATTTCATCGATTCCTTTGATTAGATAGAGAACTTCCAAAACTTTTACGTCGTACTCTTCTAACCCTTCCTGGTTACGGGCACGATCTTGCGCTCTTGCGATTGTACCCGTAATCGATGATTCAAGGTAATCACGAATAGAAGGATAAAATTCTGCCATAGTAACCATATTATCTACATTTTCTTCAGCATTTAATTGGGCAGCTTCCTGGAAAGCTTTAAGTAAGGAACGTTCACCTCGAGAGGTGTGCTGCCCACCTTCTCCCAGATTACGGATTTTGGTGAAGACTAACTGCAGTAACTCAATTTGATAAGGAACAAATGGGTAAAAGGAAACGAATTCTTCGATATTACGGTAACCGGAACGCAATTGAGTGTTATTCGTATCAAAAGCCAAACGGTTATGAATCAGTTTTCCTTCTTGGTCATGAATAGTATTTAGTGTATCAGCACCAACTGGTTCTTTCTCCAAAAGACGTTTTTTAATTACTTCATCTGTATTCGCACTGGATAAGTTAATTTTTGTCTCAAAACGTCCTTGGATTTTAGAAAAGTCTTTCGTACTGTCTAAATCCGATACGGTTGACTCAAGTTTTTCCTGTGATGTGACGATTATCCATGCCTGACCATGGCATAAATCCCCTAGTTTTTCTGTAATTGTTTGTAGATTGAGCATTAAGCTTGTGTTGTTGCCAATATACTGCCCAATTTCATCGGCAAGGAAAACGATACGATAATCTGGTCCCTGACTTTTACAATAATCAGCAACGAGTTCTGCAACTCGTTGAGCATCAATAGAAAACCATTCTCTGCTCATATCAAAGAATGTTTCCGCCGTATCTTGGTCATAACCTACTGTTTCAAGAGCTTTTATAACTTTTCTTTTACGTAATAAAATTTTCAAACGGAGTTCTTCCCAAGACTTACCGTTTTGATCAAAGATTGTTTGTTTGAATTCTTCGTATTTCCCATCACTATCTAGTTGGCGTTCCATCTCAGCAACCCATAAGGTATCTGAATATCCTAAATGATTATTAAACACTCTCAGAAACACTTCGATAATACGCTCTTTTTCCGAATCCTTAGAAGAAGATGTAGAACGTGAATCGATATTGAATAATAATGCATCCGATTTTTTCTCGGATACTTGTTGCATCATGTTCAGAAGCTCCTGGTTTTCGGACTTGTTTTCAAAATAATCAGCAGGTGTTTTACCTGCAATTGTCTGATTATGTAATAAATAAGATAGGATCTTTAAGAAGTGTGATTTACCAGACCCAAAGAAACCCGAAATCCATACACCCACTTTTGTTGAGGGTTGATTATAGACAGCTAAATAATTCTTATAAAATCTCTCAAGATAATGCTCACTTTCTTCGGTCAGGACGTATTCATCCAATTCCGTTTCCACTACGTCCTCTTCTACTTGTTCAGCCTGAACGACGTTATTAATTGGACGAAATATATCTTTTTCAAATAGATCTTTAATCTGCATCATTTTCCCCTCCTCATGAAATTCGAGATAGTTGATAGTCATCTTCATAATCCAGAATACTGAATAACTTCAACCTTAACCCTGTAAATTCCCCTGGGTAAAAAAGCACGATAGGCTTCTTGTACCCTTTACTTGAAATAGCTTTTAATAACTGGCTTGATCTTAAGAAAGGGTGTGCTGTGCCAACACCAGTAATGAAAATTAGCTCCGCTTCTTCTGTCATATCTTTAAATTGCTGGATCATTGTATTACCCTCGTTAAGAATTGGCTCGATTACATCATTTAACCCACGTAGACCCTCCTCTTCAGCCACTTCATACAATTCTTCCATTTCATCCTCTTCAAAAAAGGAGAGCAGAAACTCAAATAAGTTCA
The Halobacillus halophilus DSM 2266 DNA segment above includes these coding regions:
- the brxC gene encoding BREX system P-loop protein BrxC; translated protein: MKMTINYLEFHEEGKMMQIKDLFEKDIFRPINNVVQAEQVEEDVVETELDEYVLTEESEHYLERFYKNYLAVYNQPSTKVGVWISGFFGSGKSHFLKILSYLLHNQTIAGKTPADYFENKSENQELLNMMQQVSEKKSDALLFNIDSRSTSSSKDSEKERIIEVFLRVFNNHLGYSDTLWVAEMERQLDSDGKYEEFKQTIFDQNGKSWEELRLKILLRKRKVIKALETVGYDQDTAETFFDMSREWFSIDAQRVAELVADYCKSQGPDYRIVFLADEIGQYIGNNTSLMLNLQTITEKLGDLCHGQAWIIVTSQEKLESTVSDLDSTKDFSKIQGRFETKINLSSANTDEVIKKRLLEKEPVGADTLNTIHDQEGKLIHNRLAFDTNNTQLRSGYRNIEEFVSFYPFVPYQIELLQLVFTKIRNLGEGGQHTSRGERSLLKAFQEAAQLNAEENVDNMVTMAEFYPSIRDYLESSITGTIARAQDRARNQEGLEEYDVKVLEVLYLIKGIDEIKSTPSNIATLMIETVYDERQPLEYKIKESLNRLQTIMFIEQHADGSYSFLSDEEQEINREIRVEDYNGSAVKERLGNLFFNAMYLHPKYEYKYNGQTKHFNFNKRFDSYVKGQMNHELTIQVFSEGMTDSEAISKANSGYLIVLLNKDLVAEAERALAYIQQVDSYVRRKQTSTTSQQQKRIYELKLGEVDEFAEKAEELLAKACDNASFYIQGQRRDFSGKFENKIDQAMNMLVRSTFEKLDYIEKPISFKDNKKEWEQVVKDLGQQSLFSDTNKNAMDEMKYFIEELERFHDQRTLKQVVQKYKTIPYGWEEKDTIGILMGLMNAGKVRFMYAGEPFTPKSNQFYDRLEKLSERDRIVVLPIVEMDNKLKQELIALVRDFFSITQPYDTYDSYDELIREKVEEEFVRPIEKVRERRRQQDTTSEYPYPGESDIRTVVNGTQKLLANRDPEQFCRTFIQYEDDIEEWYDILEKLQGFYEGNPIVKFDEAVKALVEHEQDIEVIHNDELGEIVRRMKQILLQEEPTKDISQLPKLVDNLKNLIQDETNNQKQAVLVQSNKSMNELETLNDQYSEYETITEYIQLRTNKASQLYEKIKESERISSARINQQQLRELIDCTKVKTRQMLKELREESDAVKREPKVITERELYDSFFNQVDSIDSEEDLERAIESLKRNLIRELQTYYFVKS
- a CDS encoding BREX protein BrxB domain-containing protein; its protein translation is MKSTYERLEQMEKRINQEGFTNPKGIGSDIPHFVLDYPPQDELQVRVYLKNMLKRTKVNIREVNLFEFLLSFFEEDEMEELYEVAEEEGLRGLNDVIEPILNEGNTMIQQFKDMTEEAELIFITGVGTAHPFLRSSQLLKAISSKGYKKPIVLFYPGEFTGLRLKLFSILDYEDDYQLSRIS